One window from the genome of Leptospira broomii serovar Hurstbridge str. 5399 encodes:
- a CDS encoding TCR/Tet family MFS transporter codes for MTVAKTGALRFILITLLIDFTGFGIIIPVVPKLIEQLIGGDLSQASLHGGWLTFAYAFTQFIFAPILGGLSDRFGRRPVLLASLLGLGIDYVFLAFAPDIWWLFIGRIVAGLTGASFSTATAYIADISTPEKRSQNFGLIGAAFGIGFIIGPVIGGIFSKFGPRAPFLVAAALSLLNWIYGYFVLPESLSKENRREFEWKRANPIGSLVQMNKLPGALSGLLLSIALLFIANHSSESTWTYFTMEKFQWNEELVGYSLGVVGITIVFVQGFLLRVIIPKLGQKNAAYLGIFVRIFVSILFALSTQGWMMYALLVPFAFSFLATPAIQGYVSNHIPANAQGELQGMMGSIMSLTSIIGPVIMTNLFSYFTKSGSILYFPGAPFIMSSCLAIMSGIICVACFRAEKERITTN; via the coding sequence ATGACAGTCGCCAAAACGGGCGCCCTCCGCTTTATTCTAATCACTCTACTGATCGATTTCACCGGATTCGGCATCATAATCCCGGTGGTTCCAAAGCTCATCGAACAATTAATCGGCGGGGATCTGAGTCAGGCCTCTCTCCATGGAGGTTGGCTTACGTTCGCGTATGCATTTACTCAATTTATTTTTGCGCCGATTTTAGGCGGTCTAAGCGATCGTTTTGGAAGACGACCGGTATTACTCGCCTCTCTATTAGGATTAGGAATAGATTATGTATTTTTGGCTTTTGCCCCGGACATTTGGTGGTTGTTCATCGGACGAATCGTAGCCGGACTCACCGGAGCTAGTTTCAGCACGGCAACGGCTTATATTGCTGACATCAGCACTCCGGAAAAACGTTCCCAAAATTTCGGCTTAATCGGAGCGGCCTTCGGAATCGGATTTATTATAGGACCGGTCATCGGAGGAATCTTCAGCAAGTTCGGGCCAAGAGCACCGTTCTTAGTCGCAGCCGCCTTATCTCTTTTAAATTGGATTTACGGATATTTCGTACTTCCCGAGTCTTTGTCGAAGGAAAACAGAAGGGAATTTGAATGGAAACGAGCCAATCCGATCGGCTCGCTGGTTCAAATGAATAAACTCCCGGGGGCGCTCTCCGGACTATTGCTTTCCATCGCTCTTCTATTCATCGCAAACCATTCTTCCGAATCGACCTGGACGTATTTTACGATGGAGAAATTTCAATGGAACGAGGAATTGGTAGGATACTCTCTTGGAGTTGTAGGAATCACGATCGTATTCGTGCAGGGATTCTTACTCCGAGTTATCATTCCGAAGCTGGGTCAAAAGAACGCAGCGTATTTGGGAATCTTTGTCAGAATTTTCGTGAGCATTCTCTTCGCCTTATCGACCCAAGGATGGATGATGTACGCGCTATTGGTTCCATTTGCGTTCAGCTTTCTCGCGACACCTGCAATTCAAGGTTACGTTTCCAACCATATACCGGCTAACGCGCAAGGTGAATTACAGGGAATGATGGGAAGTATCATGAGTCTTACTTCCATCATAGGTCCGGTGATCATGACGAACCTATTCTCCTATTTTACGAAATCCGGCTCGATTCTTTATTTTCCCGGAGCCCCGTTTATTATGAGCTCTTGCTTGGCGATCATGAGCGGAATTATTTGCGTTGCCTGTTTCCGGGCGGAAAAAGAGAGAATTACGACAAACTAA